A DNA window from Stenotrophomonas sp. 57 contains the following coding sequences:
- a CDS encoding HAD hydrolase-like protein: MSADHGKDVLFFDLDGTLIDSQVGITACIAYALQKMDHPVPAQETLLGWIGPSLRTTFAPLFGEPARVEQAVDYYRERFDAEGWREHTVYPLMEDTLRTLHGRGHRLAVVTAKNEPHARRILAHLPFGGLFEEIVGSTLDGSRSHKPELVGEALRRLQVQPAQCWMIGDRRMDIEGARHHGLRSVGVLWGFGGEAELTEAGAGQLAREPAQLTTLLA, encoded by the coding sequence ATGAGTGCCGACCACGGCAAGGATGTCCTGTTCTTCGACCTGGACGGCACGCTGATCGATTCGCAGGTGGGCATCACCGCCTGCATCGCCTATGCGCTGCAGAAGATGGACCATCCGGTACCGGCGCAGGAAACGCTGCTGGGCTGGATCGGTCCGTCGCTGCGCACCACCTTCGCGCCGCTGTTCGGTGAACCGGCGCGGGTGGAGCAGGCGGTGGACTATTACCGCGAGCGCTTCGACGCCGAAGGTTGGCGCGAGCACACGGTGTACCCGCTGATGGAAGACACGCTGCGCACGCTGCATGGTCGTGGCCACCGCCTGGCGGTGGTTACGGCCAAGAACGAGCCGCACGCGCGGCGCATCCTCGCCCATCTGCCATTTGGCGGATTGTTCGAGGAGATCGTCGGTTCGACCCTGGATGGCTCGCGCAGCCACAAGCCGGAGCTGGTCGGTGAAGCGCTGCGTCGGCTGCAGGTGCAGCCCGCGCAGTGCTGGATGATCGGTGACCGCCGCATGGACATCGAGGGCGCGCGCCACCACGGTCTGCGAAGCGTGGGCGTGCTGTGGGGTTTCGGCGGTGAAGCCGAACTCACCGAAGCCGGTGCCGGCCAGCTGGCCCGTGAGCCGGCGCAGCTGACCACGCTGTTGGCCTAG
- a CDS encoding phosphoglycerate kinase, with protein MSIVRMTDLDLSGKRVLIRQDLNVPIENGRITSEQRITASLPTLKRALEQGAAVMVTSHLGRPKEGVWSEAESLAPVAQRLSELLGREVPLVRDWVDGVDVQPGQLVLLENCRMNVGEGKDDEALSKKYAALCDVFVMDAFGTAHRAQASTHGVIRFAPVAAGGPLLMAELDALAQALDAPAKPLLAIVAGSKVSTKLELLANLVGKVDQLIVGGGIANTFIAAAGYNVGKSLYEPDLLDTAKKIVADAKARGADIPLPVDVVTAKQFLPDAAAEVKAVDAVAEDDLILDIGPQTAAQYAQLIEKAGTVVWNGPVGVFEFEAFSKGTEALARAIASSPAFSIAGGGDTLAAVDKFDIAKDVSYISTGGGAFLEFLEGKTLPAVAALDARGA; from the coding sequence ATGTCCATCGTCCGCATGACCGACCTCGACCTCTCCGGCAAGCGCGTGCTGATCCGCCAGGATCTGAACGTGCCGATCGAGAATGGCCGCATCACTTCCGAACAGCGCATCACCGCTTCGCTGCCGACGCTCAAGCGCGCACTGGAGCAGGGCGCCGCAGTGATGGTCACCTCGCACCTGGGGCGCCCGAAGGAAGGCGTGTGGAGCGAAGCCGAGTCTCTGGCGCCGGTCGCCCAGCGCCTGTCCGAGCTGCTGGGCCGCGAGGTTCCGCTGGTGCGCGACTGGGTCGACGGCGTCGACGTGCAGCCGGGCCAGCTGGTGCTGCTGGAAAACTGCCGCATGAACGTCGGCGAGGGCAAGGACGATGAAGCCCTGTCGAAGAAGTACGCGGCGCTGTGCGATGTGTTCGTGATGGATGCCTTCGGCACCGCGCACCGTGCCCAGGCCTCCACCCACGGCGTCATCCGCTTCGCCCCGGTCGCTGCCGGTGGCCCGCTGCTGATGGCCGAACTGGACGCGCTGGCGCAGGCGCTGGATGCACCGGCCAAGCCGCTGCTGGCCATCGTGGCCGGCAGCAAGGTCAGCACCAAGCTGGAACTGCTGGCCAACCTGGTCGGCAAGGTCGATCAGCTGATCGTCGGTGGCGGCATCGCCAATACCTTCATCGCCGCCGCCGGCTACAACGTCGGCAAGTCGCTGTACGAACCGGACCTGCTGGATACCGCGAAGAAGATCGTGGCCGATGCCAAGGCGCGTGGCGCCGACATCCCGCTGCCGGTGGACGTGGTCACCGCCAAGCAGTTCCTGCCTGATGCCGCTGCGGAAGTGAAGGCGGTCGACGCCGTTGCCGAAGACGATCTGATCCTGGACATCGGCCCGCAGACCGCCGCGCAGTACGCGCAGCTGATCGAAAAGGCCGGCACCGTGGTCTGGAACGGTCCGGTCGGTGTGTTCGAGTTCGAAGCTTTCAGCAAGGGTACCGAAGCACTGGCCCGCGCCATCGCCAGCTCGCCGGCCTTCTCCATCGCGGGCGGTGGCGATACCCTGGCGGCGGTCGACAAGTTCGATATCGCCAAGGACGTCAGCTACATCTCCACTGGTGGCGGCGCGTTCCTGGAGTTCCTGGAAGGCAAGACCCTGCCGGCAGTGGCGGCACTCGACGCGCGCGGCGCATGA
- a CDS encoding DUF3999 domain-containing protein — MKTWSRVLLPAMCGLLAAVAVQAADYRTQYAEQWPLTLSSAQSGAYRVVLEPAIYRRAGTADLSDLQVFNAAGQSLPSALLAPDQPLAQPPVQRELPWFALPPLAEAQRNDLQLLTERDTDGRVRRVEARVSGGAAASGQGGWLIDASVLGQQPVAALVLDWADSGQPLQAQVQLDASDDLQHWRPIGRDIPLVDLQRAGKRLLQRRLQVDGEARYLRVLAQGDARLPTLRSVLAELPPAPATLPWEWLSLEPTSQGKGEYTFEMDGRFPVARADVASTDNSLVQWTLFSRDDESAEWQRRSAPWIAYQLQQGTQGPRQQSAAQPLGGVHRDRYWKLVANPAETATAPSLRLGYQPEVLVFLSQGAAPYALAVGSTTARRMEAPIGVLIEELRQRNDPSWQPTLARLEGSPEPLAGDAALQPQRDWKAWLLWALLGLGVLVVGGLAVSLLRQKPAPSA, encoded by the coding sequence ATGAAGACGTGGAGCAGGGTGCTGCTGCCGGCGATGTGCGGCCTGCTGGCCGCCGTCGCGGTGCAGGCCGCCGATTACCGCACGCAGTACGCCGAACAGTGGCCGCTGACGTTGTCCAGTGCACAGTCCGGTGCTTATCGCGTCGTGCTGGAACCGGCGATCTACCGTCGCGCCGGTACCGCGGACCTGAGCGATCTGCAGGTGTTCAATGCCGCGGGCCAATCGCTGCCGTCGGCATTGCTGGCGCCCGATCAGCCGCTGGCGCAGCCACCGGTGCAACGTGAACTGCCCTGGTTCGCACTGCCGCCGCTGGCCGAAGCGCAGCGCAACGATCTGCAGTTGCTGACCGAGCGCGATACCGATGGCCGCGTGCGTCGCGTCGAAGCACGCGTGAGTGGCGGTGCGGCGGCGAGCGGGCAGGGGGGCTGGCTGATCGACGCCAGCGTGCTCGGCCAGCAGCCGGTGGCGGCGCTGGTACTGGATTGGGCCGACAGCGGACAGCCGCTGCAGGCACAGGTGCAGCTGGATGCCAGCGACGACCTGCAGCACTGGCGCCCGATCGGGCGCGATATCCCGCTGGTCGATCTGCAGCGTGCCGGCAAGCGCCTGCTGCAGCGCCGCCTGCAGGTGGACGGCGAGGCCCGCTACCTGCGCGTGCTGGCGCAGGGCGATGCGCGCCTGCCGACGCTGCGCAGCGTACTGGCCGAGCTGCCGCCGGCGCCGGCCACACTGCCGTGGGAGTGGCTGTCGCTGGAGCCGACCTCGCAGGGCAAGGGTGAATACACCTTCGAAATGGATGGCCGGTTCCCGGTTGCGCGTGCGGACGTGGCCAGCACCGACAACAGCCTGGTGCAGTGGACATTGTTCAGCCGCGACGACGAGAGCGCGGAGTGGCAGCGCCGCAGTGCGCCTTGGATTGCCTACCAGCTGCAGCAGGGTACGCAGGGCCCGCGCCAGCAGTCGGCGGCACAGCCGCTGGGGGGCGTGCATCGCGACCGCTACTGGAAGCTGGTTGCGAATCCTGCCGAAACCGCGACTGCGCCGTCCCTGCGCCTGGGCTACCAGCCGGAAGTGCTGGTGTTCCTGAGCCAGGGCGCGGCGCCCTATGCGCTGGCGGTGGGCAGCACCACTGCACGCAGGATGGAGGCGCCGATCGGCGTGCTGATTGAAGAGCTGCGCCAGCGCAATGACCCGTCATGGCAGCCGACGCTGGCGCGCCTGGAGGGCAGCCCGGAGCCGCTGGCGGGTGACGCGGCGCTGCAACCGCAGCGTGACTGGAAGGCGTGGTTGCTGTGGGCCTTGCTGGGGCTGGGTGTGCTGGTGGTGGGTGGCCTGGCGGTCAGCCTGCTTCGGCAGAAGCCGGCGCCTTCGGCGTAG
- a CDS encoding DUF2339 domain-containing protein, with protein MEALIALVVLVLLAIPLLLVVALVMIAGLRRRVAALEGALATMPAARPPAAATATEAAPARPVATPSASADPPFLRPVAATPQPPPAPPAPQPPAPEAPPADTPAPRAVTPPPVPVAPPLPAEPALPNFIERGIGAVKRWFTEGNVPVKIGMLVLLAGVAALLKYVSDQGWLVLPIELRLAGVTVGALALLAFGWHQRERRRLFALALQGGAIGVLLLTIFAAFKRFELLNPGFAFASSIALVAGLCVLAVVQNSRTLAVLGILAGFMAPLWLSTGRGNHVGLFSYYAVLNAGVFAIAWFRPWRALNLLGFAFTFGIGTFWGVLQYAPDKFSSTEPFLLLFFAFYLLIPLLYARRQPAGRRDLVDGSLVFGTPLVAFSLQAGMLHEAPMTLALCALGLAAVYAVLAWALIRRASYTVLAQSHAVLAVGFATLAVPLALSARATGAVFALEGAGLAWLGLRQKRWLPQVSGALLQIGAAFAFVAGGDHWHEDLRFLINPTAIGALLLALAGFASAWSYQRRPRHEIALVYYLWGLLWWLGGLVHEITRFFPYRIEVDALLVLAAVTAWLAAEVQRRQPARALGVTALAMLALGFPLALMQSDAHQQPFAGYGALAWAVFAVLGVRTLLCLRQGGDSVARIAQFLWWLLWPSLLSLLALWGGGEAGLAQGWTTLLVTLPWLLMASLSLWRWNTLRWPLGEAFDPMRTPLQCVLFGLLSIGWLLGQLLPGDASPLLWLPVLNPAELGQWLSLLLLARWLYSDQAPKALLGIRMPLLSLATFVALTSVVLHGVHQWGGLSWNASMMRFSLAQTSLTVLWSVLGVIAWVWGSRRGQRVLWMVGAVLMGVVLAKLVIVDRQHLGNLLGIASFIAYGLLCTVVGYLAPAPPSAAPTVEEKQ; from the coding sequence ATGGAAGCATTGATAGCCCTGGTGGTACTGGTTCTGCTGGCCATCCCGCTGCTGCTGGTGGTGGCGCTGGTGATGATTGCTGGCCTGCGCCGCCGTGTGGCCGCGCTGGAAGGTGCCCTGGCCACCATGCCGGCCGCCCGGCCTCCCGCTGCGGCCACCGCCACCGAAGCGGCGCCTGCTCGGCCGGTGGCGACGCCTTCGGCCAGCGCCGATCCGCCGTTCCTGCGGCCGGTGGCGGCGACACCACAACCGCCGCCGGCGCCGCCGGCGCCGCAGCCGCCGGCGCCGGAAGCCCCGCCTGCCGACACGCCTGCGCCCCGTGCCGTCACGCCGCCGCCGGTACCGGTGGCGCCACCGCTGCCGGCCGAACCGGCATTGCCGAATTTCATCGAACGCGGCATCGGCGCGGTCAAGCGCTGGTTCACCGAAGGCAACGTGCCGGTGAAGATCGGCATGCTGGTGCTGCTGGCCGGTGTCGCCGCGCTGCTCAAGTACGTCAGTGACCAGGGCTGGCTGGTGCTGCCGATCGAACTGCGCCTGGCCGGTGTCACCGTGGGTGCACTGGCACTGTTGGCGTTCGGCTGGCACCAGCGCGAGCGCCGGCGCCTGTTTGCACTGGCACTGCAGGGCGGTGCCATTGGCGTGCTGCTGCTGACCATCTTCGCCGCGTTCAAACGGTTCGAGTTGCTCAACCCCGGGTTTGCCTTCGCCAGTTCGATCGCGCTGGTGGCAGGCCTGTGCGTGCTTGCGGTGGTGCAGAACTCGCGAACGCTGGCGGTGCTGGGCATCCTGGCCGGCTTCATGGCGCCGTTGTGGCTGTCCACCGGCCGCGGCAATCACGTGGGGTTGTTCAGCTACTACGCGGTCCTCAATGCCGGCGTCTTCGCCATCGCCTGGTTCCGTCCGTGGCGCGCGCTGAACCTGCTGGGCTTTGCCTTCACCTTCGGCATCGGCACGTTCTGGGGCGTGCTGCAGTACGCGCCGGACAAGTTCAGCAGCACCGAGCCGTTCCTGCTGCTGTTCTTCGCCTTCTACCTGCTGATCCCGCTGCTTTACGCACGCCGGCAACCGGCCGGCCGGCGCGACCTGGTCGATGGCAGCCTGGTGTTCGGCACGCCGCTGGTCGCGTTCTCGCTGCAGGCGGGCATGCTGCATGAGGCGCCGATGACGCTGGCACTGTGCGCGCTCGGCCTGGCCGCGGTCTACGCGGTGCTGGCGTGGGCGTTGATCCGGCGCGCGTCGTACACCGTGCTGGCGCAGTCGCATGCCGTGCTGGCGGTGGGCTTTGCCACGCTGGCGGTGCCGCTGGCGCTGTCGGCACGCGCCACCGGTGCGGTGTTCGCGCTGGAAGGTGCCGGCCTGGCCTGGTTGGGCCTGCGCCAGAAGCGCTGGTTGCCGCAGGTGTCCGGTGCACTGTTGCAGATCGGCGCCGCGTTCGCCTTCGTGGCCGGCGGCGACCACTGGCACGAGGACCTGCGCTTCCTGATCAATCCGACCGCCATCGGCGCGCTGCTGCTGGCGCTGGCAGGTTTCGCCTCGGCATGGAGCTACCAGCGCCGGCCGCGCCATGAGATCGCACTGGTCTACTACCTGTGGGGCCTGCTGTGGTGGCTGGGCGGCCTGGTACACGAGATCACCCGTTTCTTCCCGTACCGCATCGAAGTGGATGCGCTGCTGGTGCTGGCTGCGGTCACGGCCTGGCTGGCCGCCGAAGTGCAGCGCCGCCAGCCGGCCCGTGCGCTGGGCGTGACTGCGCTGGCGATGCTGGCGCTGGGCTTCCCGCTGGCGCTGATGCAGAGCGACGCGCACCAGCAGCCGTTCGCCGGCTACGGTGCGTTGGCCTGGGCGGTATTCGCCGTGCTCGGTGTGCGCACGCTGCTGTGCCTGCGCCAGGGCGGTGACAGCGTGGCGCGCATCGCGCAGTTCCTGTGGTGGCTGCTGTGGCCCTCGCTGCTTTCGTTGCTGGCCCTGTGGGGCGGCGGCGAGGCCGGTCTGGCACAGGGCTGGACGACGCTGCTGGTGACGCTGCCGTGGCTGCTGATGGCGTCGCTGTCGCTGTGGCGCTGGAATACGCTGCGCTGGCCATTGGGTGAAGCGTTCGATCCCATGCGCACGCCGCTGCAGTGCGTGCTGTTCGGCCTGCTGTCGATCGGCTGGCTGCTGGGCCAGCTGTTGCCGGGCGATGCTTCCCCGTTGCTGTGGCTGCCGGTGCTGAACCCGGCCGAGCTTGGACAGTGGCTGAGCCTGTTGCTGCTCGCGCGCTGGCTGTACAGCGATCAGGCGCCGAAGGCACTGCTGGGTATCCGCATGCCGCTGCTGTCACTGGCAACGTTCGTTGCGCTGACCAGCGTGGTGCTGCATGGCGTGCACCAGTGGGGCGGCCTGTCGTGGAACGCGTCGATGATGCGCTTCAGCCTGGCGCAGACCAGCCTGACCGTGCTGTGGAGCGTGCTCGGCGTGATCGCCTGGGTTTGGGGCTCGCGCCGCGGCCAGCGCGTGTTGTGGATGGTCGGCGCCGTGCTGATGGGCGTGGTGCTGGCCAAGCTGGTCATTGTCGATCGCCAGCACCTGGGCAACCTGCTGGGTATCGCATCGTTCATCGCCTACGGCCTGCTGTGCACGGTCGTGGGTTATCTGGCACCGGCACCGCCCAGCGCGGCGCCGACCGTGGAGGAAAAGCAATGA
- the gap gene encoding type I glyceraldehyde-3-phosphate dehydrogenase — MAIKVGINGFGRIGRNVLRSAVLNFGDDIEIVAINDLLEPDYLAYMLKYDSVHGRFKADVAVQGNDLLVNGKKIRLTQERDPANLKWDEVGADVVLEATGLFLTKETAQKHIDAGAKKVIMSAPSKDDTPMFVFGVNDKTYAGQAIISNASCTTNCLAPLAKVINDKWGIKRGLMTTVHAATATQKTVDGPSNKDWRGGRGILENIIPSSTGAAKAVGVVIPELNKKLTGMSFRVPTSDVSVVDLTVELEKEATYAEICAEVKAQSEGALKGILGYTEDKVVATDFVGETHTSVFDADAGIALDGTFVKLVSWYDNEWGYSNKCLEMAKVVAAK; from the coding sequence ATGGCAATCAAGGTTGGTATCAACGGTTTCGGTCGCATCGGGCGTAACGTCCTGCGCTCGGCGGTGCTGAACTTCGGCGACGACATCGAAATCGTGGCCATCAACGATCTGCTGGAGCCGGATTACCTGGCGTACATGCTCAAGTACGACTCCGTGCACGGCCGCTTCAAGGCCGACGTGGCCGTGCAGGGCAACGACCTGCTGGTGAACGGCAAGAAGATCCGCCTGACCCAGGAACGCGACCCGGCCAACCTGAAGTGGGACGAAGTCGGCGCCGACGTGGTGCTGGAAGCCACCGGCCTGTTCCTGACCAAGGAAACCGCGCAGAAGCACATCGATGCGGGCGCGAAGAAGGTCATCATGTCGGCCCCGTCGAAGGACGACACGCCGATGTTCGTGTTCGGCGTGAACGACAAGACCTACGCCGGCCAGGCCATCATTTCCAACGCGTCGTGCACCACCAACTGCCTGGCCCCGCTGGCCAAGGTCATCAACGACAAGTGGGGCATCAAGCGTGGCCTGATGACCACCGTGCATGCGGCCACCGCCACCCAGAAGACCGTCGACGGCCCGTCCAACAAGGACTGGCGCGGCGGCCGTGGCATCCTGGAAAACATCATTCCGTCGTCCACCGGTGCGGCCAAGGCCGTCGGCGTGGTCATCCCGGAACTGAACAAGAAGCTGACCGGCATGAGCTTCCGTGTGCCGACCTCCGACGTGTCGGTGGTCGACCTGACCGTCGAGCTGGAAAAGGAAGCCACCTACGCCGAGATCTGCGCCGAAGTGAAGGCACAGAGCGAAGGCGCGCTGAAGGGCATCCTGGGCTACACCGAAGACAAGGTGGTGGCCACCGATTTCGTCGGTGAAACCCACACCTCGGTGTTCGACGCCGACGCCGGCATCGCCCTGGACGGCACCTTCGTCAAGCTCGTGTCGTGGTACGACAACGAGTGGGGCTATTCCAACAAGTGCCTGGAAATGGCCAAGGTTGTCGCCGCCAAGTAA
- a CDS encoding OmpW family outer membrane protein, protein MRKTSPLILAGLAAALTLAAAPAMAQSKGDWTVSAGVHQVAPKSNNGWLAGHTLKVDVDNDVKPTITGEYFIADNLGIEVLAALPFKHDININGLGRVGSTKQLPPVVTLQYHFNSKGKVSPFVGAGVNYTTFFSEDTTGALAGSKLKLQDSWGLAAHAGIDFAIGEKVALRVDMRWIDIDSKVKLNGEKIGTVNIDPLVYGASYVFKF, encoded by the coding sequence ATGCGCAAGACCTCCCCCCTGATCCTGGCCGGCCTGGCCGCCGCCCTGACCCTCGCCGCCGCCCCGGCCATGGCCCAGTCCAAGGGTGACTGGACCGTCTCGGCCGGCGTCCACCAGGTGGCGCCGAAGTCGAACAACGGCTGGCTGGCCGGCCACACCCTGAAGGTCGACGTCGACAACGACGTCAAGCCGACCATCACCGGCGAGTACTTCATCGCCGACAACCTGGGCATCGAAGTGCTGGCCGCGCTGCCGTTCAAGCACGACATCAACATCAACGGCCTGGGCCGCGTGGGCAGCACCAAGCAGCTGCCGCCGGTGGTGACCCTGCAGTACCACTTCAACAGCAAGGGCAAGGTCTCGCCGTTCGTCGGCGCCGGCGTGAACTACACGACCTTCTTCAGCGAAGACACCACCGGCGCATTGGCCGGCAGCAAGCTGAAGCTGCAGGATTCGTGGGGCCTGGCCGCGCATGCCGGCATCGACTTCGCGATCGGCGAGAAGGTCGCCCTGCGCGTGGACATGCGCTGGATCGACATCGACAGCAAGGTGAAGTTGAACGGCGAGAAGATCGGCACAGTCAACATCGATCCGCTGGTCTACGGCGCGTCGTACGTCTTCAAGTTCTAA
- a CDS encoding GGDEF domain-containing protein — protein sequence MAITDRRIMAGHPDDDGFAAAFDAQVVWRMRWACAVAGAFSLGFAVLDTYWLPPDVHAPVLRWRLGVLLPALLLGVALTFVPVLRRHLQWLGGSVVLVSGLALVTMIWTAHRAGVDYPYEGISLFLLLNYFLCGLRFGVATLTGTLIALAFVLAELQVGRHWAQMLQSVMFVLASNLAGIVGSYISERQARATWRAEQRLDALANHDGLTGLLNRRAFDRQANQIFQRYLRTPHAHGALRIAMIDIDYFKRYNDHHGHPAGDTVLHAVATTLAAQLRGSDSVVARYGGEEFVALGHWAPGQPESAPFEQLRQQVQALAIAHADSDAAPVVSVSIGVARWHDDGGDTLEQALARADAALYRAKEGGRNRVEVAPDQ from the coding sequence ATGGCGATCACGGACAGGCGCATCATGGCCGGGCATCCCGATGACGACGGGTTCGCTGCCGCGTTCGATGCCCAGGTGGTCTGGCGCATGCGCTGGGCCTGCGCCGTGGCCGGGGCGTTCTCGCTGGGCTTTGCCGTGCTCGATACCTACTGGTTGCCGCCGGACGTGCACGCGCCGGTGCTGCGCTGGCGGCTGGGCGTTCTGCTGCCGGCACTGCTGCTCGGCGTCGCGCTGACCTTCGTGCCGGTGCTGCGGCGCCACCTGCAGTGGCTGGGCGGCAGCGTCGTGCTGGTCAGCGGGCTGGCGCTGGTGACCATGATCTGGACCGCGCACCGTGCCGGCGTGGACTACCCCTACGAAGGCATCAGCCTGTTCCTGTTGTTGAACTACTTTCTGTGCGGGCTGCGCTTCGGGGTAGCGACGCTGACCGGAACCCTGATCGCGCTGGCCTTCGTGCTGGCCGAGCTGCAGGTGGGCCGGCACTGGGCGCAGATGCTGCAGAGCGTGATGTTCGTGCTGGCCAGCAACCTGGCCGGCATTGTCGGCAGCTACATTTCCGAACGGCAGGCGCGTGCAACGTGGCGGGCCGAGCAACGCCTGGATGCATTGGCCAACCACGATGGGCTGACCGGACTGCTGAACCGGCGCGCCTTCGATCGCCAGGCCAACCAGATCTTCCAGCGCTATCTGCGTACACCGCATGCGCATGGCGCACTGCGCATCGCCATGATCGATATCGACTACTTCAAGCGCTACAACGACCACCACGGCCATCCCGCCGGTGACACCGTGCTGCATGCGGTGGCGACGACCCTGGCTGCTCAGCTGCGTGGTAGCGACTCGGTGGTGGCGCGCTACGGCGGCGAAGAGTTCGTGGCGCTGGGGCACTGGGCGCCGGGACAACCGGAATCAGCGCCGTTCGAGCAGCTTCGGCAACAGGTGCAGGCGCTGGCGATCGCACATGCCGATTCGGATGCGGCCCCGGTGGTGAGCGTGAGCATCGGTGTGGCACGCTGGCATGACGATGGTGGCGATACGCTGGAACAGGCATTGGCGCGGGCCGATGCAGCGCTGTACCGCGCCAAGGAAGGCGGCCGCAACCGGGTGGAAGTGGCGCCGGATCAATAA
- a CDS encoding S1/P1 nuclease — MKALHSLFLAAALAPALLSASAPAHAWGAQGHRLVAEVADARLNPAARAEVDRLLATEPDATLASIAPWADQLRAKDPGLGRRSAGWHYVNIAEDSCHYEAPKHCKSGNCIVEALKAQSAILGERSLTDGERLQALKFVVHLVGDIHQPMHAGYAHDKGGNDFQLQFGNRGTNLHSLWDSGMLNTRKLDDAGYLPLLQSQRAPKLARQSNPQRDPQAWAEASCRISMQAGVYPATRKIGDEYTERYRPLAEAQLRLAGENLAQLLNRVLGTR, encoded by the coding sequence ATGAAAGCCCTGCACTCCCTGTTCCTCGCCGCCGCCCTGGCGCCGGCCCTGCTGTCCGCTTCCGCCCCGGCCCATGCCTGGGGCGCACAAGGCCACCGCCTGGTTGCCGAAGTCGCCGACGCCCGCCTCAACCCCGCCGCCCGCGCCGAAGTGGACCGTCTGCTGGCCACCGAGCCAGACGCCACCCTGGCCAGCATCGCGCCCTGGGCCGATCAGCTGCGCGCCAAGGACCCCGGCCTGGGCCGTCGCTCGGCCGGTTGGCACTACGTCAACATCGCCGAAGACAGCTGCCACTACGAAGCACCGAAGCACTGCAAGAGCGGCAACTGCATTGTCGAGGCACTGAAAGCACAGAGTGCCATCCTCGGCGAGCGCAGCCTGACCGACGGCGAGCGCCTGCAGGCGCTGAAGTTCGTCGTGCACCTGGTGGGTGACATCCACCAGCCGATGCACGCCGGCTACGCCCATGACAAGGGCGGCAACGATTTCCAGCTGCAGTTCGGCAACCGCGGTACGAACCTGCACTCGCTGTGGGACAGCGGCATGCTCAACACCCGCAAGCTGGACGATGCCGGCTACCTGCCGCTGCTGCAGAGCCAGCGCGCGCCGAAGCTGGCACGCCAGTCCAACCCGCAGCGCGACCCGCAGGCCTGGGCCGAGGCCAGCTGCCGCATTTCCATGCAAGCTGGCGTTTATCCGGCCACGCGTAAGATCGGTGATGAATACACCGAGCGCTACCGGCCGCTGGCCGAAGCGCAGCTGCGACTGGCCGGCGAGAACCTGGCGCAGTTGCTGAACCGCGTGCTCGGCACGCGCTGA
- a CDS encoding MBL fold metallo-hydrolase, protein MSVQVQSFFHRDSNTFSYLASDPASGEAALIDPVLDYDPDTDASSESPLRDVLQAIEQQGLQLRWLLETHAHADHVSAGRRLKQRFPQATLAIGEGIRAVQATFAPRYGLRLPAADDIFDHLFSDGETFALGGLDGRVIAVPGHTSDSVAYLIGDALFTGDSLFMPDGGTARCDFPGGDAAQLYRSIQRLLALPDATRVFVCHDYGPGGRDFANETTIGEQRAHNIHVHDGVAEAEFVSVRQARDATLAEPALMQPAVKANIQGGA, encoded by the coding sequence ATGTCAGTCCAGGTGCAGTCGTTCTTCCACCGTGACAGCAATACCTTCAGCTACCTGGCCAGCGATCCGGCCAGCGGCGAGGCAGCGCTGATCGACCCGGTCCTGGACTACGACCCGGACACCGACGCCAGCAGCGAGTCACCGCTGCGCGACGTGCTGCAGGCCATCGAACAGCAGGGCCTGCAGCTGCGCTGGCTGCTGGAAACCCACGCCCACGCCGACCATGTGTCGGCGGGGCGTCGGCTCAAGCAGCGCTTCCCGCAGGCCACGCTCGCCATCGGCGAAGGCATCCGTGCGGTGCAGGCGACGTTTGCACCGCGCTATGGCCTGCGGCTTCCTGCTGCGGATGACATCTTCGACCACCTGTTCAGCGATGGCGAAACCTTCGCCCTTGGCGGACTGGATGGACGCGTGATCGCCGTGCCCGGGCATACCAGCGACAGCGTCGCCTACCTGATCGGCGATGCACTGTTCACCGGCGACTCGCTGTTCATGCCAGACGGCGGCACCGCCCGCTGCGACTTCCCGGGCGGCGATGCCGCGCAGCTGTACCGTTCGATCCAGCGTCTGCTGGCCCTGCCCGATGCGACCCGCGTATTCGTCTGCCACGACTACGGTCCGGGCGGTCGTGATTTCGCCAACGAAACCACCATCGGCGAACAGCGCGCGCACAACATCCACGTGCATGACGGCGTGGCCGAAGCGGAGTTCGTCAGCGTGCGCCAGGCCCGCGATGCCACGCTGGCCGAGCCGGCGCTGATGCAGCCGGCGGTGAAGGCCAACATCCAGGGCGGGGCGTAA